The following coding sequences lie in one Mycobacterium sp. Z3061 genomic window:
- the thiS gene encoding sulfur carrier protein ThiS, with amino-acid sequence MIVMVNEQRLEVDEPTTVAALLASLGFPERGVAVAMGDAVLPRSDWATELFDGARLEVVTAVQGG; translated from the coding sequence ATGATCGTGATGGTCAACGAGCAACGGCTCGAGGTCGACGAACCGACCACGGTGGCCGCGCTGCTGGCTTCGCTCGGCTTCCCCGAGCGCGGTGTCGCCGTCGCGATGGGCGACGCGGTGCTGCCCCGTTCGGATTGGGCCACAGAACTTTTCGACGGTGCGCGACTAGAGGTGGTGACGGCGGTGCAGGGTGGCTGA
- a CDS encoding M28 family metallopeptidase has product MVHKLKMVPVVLALSAIVASLGVGCGRGANQAGSSGGGQAAGEFANTIRSKVTTDAMMAHLTKLQDIANSNNGTRAVGTPGYEASVDYVVETLRKSGFDVQTPEFSARVFHSEKGSVSAGDLTADARALEYSLPTPAEGTTGPLLFAPSGENPGCSPGDYDKLPAKGAVAVVDRGGCQFAQKEDAAAQRGAAALIVIDNVDEQAMGGTLGANTDVKIPVVSVTRSVGFQLRSKSGPVTIKLNANTQSFKARNVIAQTKTGSPTDVVMAGAHLDSVPEGPGINDNGSGVAAILESAVQLGNSPQVHNAVRFAFWGAEELGLIGSRNYVESLDAEGLKNIALYLNFDMLASPNPGYFTYDGDQSLPMDARGQPVVPEGSAGIERTLVAYLKQAGKTAQDTSFDGRSDYDGFTLAGIPSGGLFSGAEVKMSQDQAKLWGGKADEPFDPNYHQKGDNLEQIDRTSLGIQGGGVAYAVALYAQDLGGRNGVPVMEDRVRHVLAKP; this is encoded by the coding sequence ATGGTGCACAAATTGAAGATGGTTCCGGTGGTGCTGGCTCTCAGCGCGATCGTCGCTTCCCTGGGGGTGGGCTGCGGGCGCGGGGCAAACCAGGCCGGGTCCAGTGGCGGCGGCCAGGCGGCGGGCGAGTTCGCGAACACGATCCGCAGCAAGGTCACCACCGACGCGATGATGGCGCACCTGACCAAGCTGCAGGACATCGCCAACTCCAACAACGGCACGCGCGCCGTGGGTACTCCCGGCTACGAAGCCAGCGTCGACTATGTCGTCGAGACGTTGCGTAAGAGCGGTTTTGACGTGCAGACTCCCGAGTTCTCGGCCCGGGTGTTCCACTCCGAGAAGGGTTCGGTGTCAGCCGGCGACCTGACCGCGGATGCCCGCGCACTCGAATACAGCCTGCCCACCCCGGCCGAGGGAACGACCGGACCGCTGCTGTTCGCACCCAGCGGCGAGAACCCCGGTTGCTCGCCCGGCGACTACGACAAACTGCCTGCCAAAGGCGCGGTCGCCGTGGTGGATCGCGGCGGCTGCCAGTTCGCCCAGAAGGAAGACGCGGCCGCCCAGCGGGGCGCGGCGGCCCTGATCGTCATCGACAACGTCGACGAGCAAGCGATGGGTGGCACCCTCGGAGCAAACACCGACGTGAAGATTCCGGTGGTCAGTGTCACCAGATCGGTCGGGTTCCAGTTGCGCTCCAAATCCGGCCCGGTGACCATCAAACTCAACGCCAACACCCAGAGTTTCAAGGCCCGCAACGTCATCGCGCAGACCAAGACCGGATCGCCGACCGACGTGGTGATGGCCGGTGCGCATCTGGACAGCGTGCCCGAAGGCCCCGGCATCAACGACAACGGTTCCGGAGTGGCGGCGATCCTGGAATCCGCTGTGCAACTCGGGAATTCACCACAGGTGCACAACGCGGTGCGGTTCGCTTTCTGGGGCGCCGAGGAGCTCGGCCTGATCGGTTCGCGCAACTACGTCGAATCGCTGGACGCCGAGGGCCTCAAGAACATCGCGCTGTATCTGAACTTCGACATGCTGGCATCGCCGAATCCCGGTTACTTCACCTACGACGGTGACCAGTCGCTGCCGATGGACGCGCGTGGCCAGCCGGTGGTGCCCGAGGGGTCGGCCGGCATCGAGCGGACTCTGGTCGCCTACCTGAAGCAGGCCGGAAAGACCGCCCAGGACACCTCTTTCGACGGTCGCTCCGACTACGACGGATTCACGCTGGCGGGCATCCCGTCGGGTGGGCTGTTCTCCGGCGCCGAGGTCAAGATGTCGCAGGACCAGGCCAAGCTGTGGGGCGGCAAGGCAGACGAGCCGTTCGACCCCAACTATCACCAGAAGGGCGACAATCTGGAGCAAATCGACCGGACCTCGCTGGGCATCCAGGGCGGCGGTGTCGCCTACGCGGTAGCGCTCTACGCCCAGGATCTCGGCGGGCGCAACGGTGTTCCGGTGATGGAGGACCGCGTCCGGCACGTGCTCGCCAAGCCATGA
- a CDS encoding DUF2752 domain-containing protein: protein MVTRQGSVPTKLGARLSAPVFVAAASAVACTGIWLGDPTTPNGPLPTCPTKALLGIDCPGCGSMRMLYSLMHGDLLAAARFNALGLVAVGLLVWAYLAWTYGRVTGRRVRGWQHNRWAAMVTLSLVVVWFVVRNLPFAPFSALYV, encoded by the coding sequence ATGGTGACCCGCCAAGGGTCGGTGCCCACGAAACTGGGTGCGCGATTGAGCGCCCCAGTGTTCGTGGCCGCAGCTTCTGCTGTGGCGTGTACCGGCATTTGGCTGGGTGACCCGACTACCCCGAACGGCCCGTTGCCGACCTGCCCCACCAAAGCATTACTGGGTATCGACTGTCCCGGCTGCGGCAGCATGCGAATGCTGTACAGCCTGATGCACGGTGACCTGTTGGCGGCCGCCAGATTTAACGCGCTCGGTCTGGTGGCAGTCGGGCTCCTGGTCTGGGCCTACCTGGCCTGGACGTATGGCCGGGTGACCGGCCGGCGGGTCCGGGGCTGGCAGCACAATCGCTGGGCCGCCATGGTGACTCTGTCACTGGTGGTGGTCTGGTTTGTGGTGCGAAATCTGCCCTTTGCTCCGTTCAGCGCGTTGTACGTCTGA
- a CDS encoding alpha/beta family hydrolase: protein MNLDDIAGIAHEPVGTPQGVAVLTHGAGGNRDSALLQRICDEWARRGWLAVRYNLPYRRRRPKGPPSNSAIADQAGVVEAIELCRTLADGPLIAGGHSYGGRQTSMVVAALEVPVDELTLFSYPLHPPGKPERPRTEHLPRISVPTVFTHGTSDPFGTISELREAAELIAAPTEIVEITGARHDLGSKTLDVPALAVDAALRLLPPAARKA from the coding sequence ATGAACCTCGACGACATCGCCGGCATCGCGCACGAACCGGTGGGCACACCCCAAGGCGTCGCGGTGCTGACACACGGCGCCGGGGGCAACCGTGATTCCGCTCTGCTGCAACGCATTTGCGACGAGTGGGCACGCCGGGGCTGGCTGGCGGTGCGCTACAACCTGCCCTACCGGCGACGGCGCCCCAAGGGTCCGCCGTCCAACTCCGCCATCGCCGATCAGGCGGGCGTCGTCGAGGCAATCGAGTTGTGCCGCACCCTGGCGGACGGCCCACTGATCGCCGGGGGGCATTCCTACGGCGGCCGGCAGACCTCGATGGTGGTGGCCGCCCTGGAGGTCCCGGTGGACGAGCTGACGCTCTTCTCCTACCCGCTCCATCCGCCGGGCAAGCCGGAGCGCCCGCGCACCGAGCACCTGCCCCGCATCAGCGTGCCGACGGTCTTCACCCACGGCACCTCGGACCCGTTCGGCACCATCAGCGAATTGCGTGAGGCCGCGGAGCTGATCGCCGCACCCACCGAGATCGTCGAAATCACCGGCGCGCGGCACGATCTGGGCTCGAAGACTCTCGACGTCCCCGCCCTGGCCGTCGACGCGGCGCTTCGCCTGCTGCCTCCGGCGGCCCGAAAAGCCTGA
- the thiC gene encoding phosphomethylpyrimidine synthase ThiC, whose protein sequence is MTVTIEPSVTTGPIAGSSKVYRELDGMRVPFRRVHLSTGDHFDLYDTSGPYTDADAVIDLAAGLAARPGVVRDRGTQLQRARAGEITAEMAFIAAREGMPAELVRDEVAIGRAIIPANHNHPESEPMIIGKAFAVKVNANIGNSAVTSSIAEEVDKMVWATRWGADTIMDLSTGKNIHETREWILRNSPVPVGTVPIYQALEKVNGDPTELTWELYRDTVIEQCEQGVDYMTVHAGVLLRYVPLTAKRVTGIVSRGGSIMAAWCLAHHRESFLYTNFEELCDILAQYDVTFSLGDGLRPGSIADANDAAQFAELRTLGELTKIAKSHGVQVMIEGPGHVPMHKIVENVRLEEELCEEAPFYTLGPLATDIAPAYDHITSAIGAAIIAQAGTAMLCYVTPKEHLGLPDRKDVKDGVIAYKIAAHAGDLAKGHPHAQDRDNALSQARFEFRWNDQFALSLDPDTAREYHDETLPAEPAKTAHFCSMCGPKFCSMRITQDVRDFAAKHGLETEEDVEAMLASGMAEKSREFAEHGNRVYLPLTQ, encoded by the coding sequence ATGACTGTCACCATCGAACCGTCCGTAACCACCGGCCCGATTGCGGGCAGCAGCAAGGTGTACCGCGAGCTGGACGGGATGCGCGTCCCCTTCCGGCGCGTGCACCTGTCCACCGGCGACCACTTCGACCTGTACGACACGTCCGGGCCCTATACCGACGCGGACGCCGTGATCGACCTGGCCGCCGGCCTGGCGGCCCGGCCGGGTGTGGTCCGTGACCGTGGCACCCAGTTGCAGCGGGCCCGCGCCGGGGAGATCACCGCGGAGATGGCGTTCATCGCCGCGCGCGAAGGCATGCCCGCCGAACTGGTGCGTGATGAGGTCGCGATCGGCCGCGCCATCATTCCGGCCAACCACAACCACCCCGAGAGCGAGCCGATGATCATCGGCAAGGCGTTCGCGGTCAAGGTGAACGCCAACATCGGCAACTCGGCCGTCACATCCTCGATCGCCGAAGAGGTCGACAAGATGGTGTGGGCGACCCGCTGGGGCGCCGACACCATCATGGACCTGTCCACCGGCAAGAACATCCACGAGACCCGCGAGTGGATCCTGCGCAACTCCCCCGTGCCGGTTGGCACCGTGCCCATCTACCAGGCGCTGGAGAAGGTCAACGGCGACCCCACCGAATTGACCTGGGAGCTGTACCGGGACACCGTGATCGAGCAGTGCGAGCAGGGTGTGGACTACATGACCGTGCACGCCGGGGTGCTGCTGCGCTATGTCCCGCTGACCGCCAAGCGGGTCACCGGCATCGTGTCGCGGGGCGGCTCCATCATGGCCGCCTGGTGCCTGGCGCATCACCGGGAATCGTTCCTGTACACCAATTTCGAGGAACTCTGCGACATCCTGGCTCAGTACGACGTGACCTTCTCACTGGGAGACGGATTGCGGCCGGGCTCGATCGCCGACGCCAATGACGCCGCGCAGTTCGCCGAGCTGCGCACCCTGGGCGAGCTGACCAAGATCGCGAAATCCCATGGCGTGCAGGTGATGATCGAAGGACCCGGCCACGTCCCGATGCACAAGATCGTCGAGAACGTGCGGCTGGAAGAGGAGCTCTGCGAAGAGGCCCCCTTCTACACGCTCGGCCCGCTGGCCACCGACATCGCACCGGCCTATGACCACATCACCTCGGCGATCGGCGCGGCCATCATCGCCCAGGCCGGCACCGCGATGCTGTGCTACGTCACCCCCAAGGAGCACCTCGGCCTGCCCGATCGCAAGGACGTCAAGGACGGCGTCATCGCCTACAAGATCGCCGCGCACGCAGGCGATCTGGCCAAGGGCCACCCGCATGCACAGGACCGCGACAATGCGTTGTCGCAGGCGCGTTTCGAGTTCCGCTGGAACGACCAGTTCGCGCTGTCGCTGGACCCCGACACCGCGCGGGAGTACCACGATGAGACGCTGCCGGCGGAGCCTGCCAAGACGGCGCACTTCTGCTCGATGTGCGGGCCGAAGTTCTGCTCGATGCGCATCACGCAGGATGTGCGGGATTTCGCCGCCAAACACGGCCTGGAGACCGAGGAAGACGTCGAGGCGATGCTGGCCAGCGGCATGGCCGAGAAGTCCCGTGAGTTCGCCGAACACGGCAACCGGGTGTATCTCCCCCTTACCCAGTGA
- a CDS encoding M28 family peptidase yields MTRPLAVLLLTLLIAACAATHPPARQPSAAPDPGHSLAAKVTADGMFVHLRALQEIANANKGNRTTGTPGYDASVDYVVKALRGKGFDVSTPQFERMRNVSEGKPTLTVGGRSFPVDQASLLVRTPPGGLTGQVIRPAQAAGCAAGDYPAAVARGAIAVVDDSRCSVVDKQNAAVGRGAAAVIVISQPSGQGAPPTLFNPGYYNQLTVPVAVVGANGAAALKGATASVRLVLDAENVKVSSRNVVAQTKTGSGSEVVMVGTHLDSPADSPGINNAGSGVAAVLETALQLGPLPPVSNAVRFAFWGAAENGLDGSMDYVFGLDNNALNDIALYLNFDMLGSPNPGFFTDDGDQSGPAGPGVAASDIPEGSAGIERTLAGYLNLAGKRPADMPLNTRTDYHPFLVAGVPVGGMNTGASQTKTTVQARLWGGQPGAAFDPNYQGARDTVDAVNRDALAVMGSGVAFAVGTYAESIGGVNGVTPHDKRHRTRVS; encoded by the coding sequence ATGACGCGGCCGCTCGCCGTATTGCTGCTGACGCTGCTGATCGCGGCCTGCGCGGCGACCCACCCGCCCGCCCGGCAGCCGTCCGCCGCACCCGACCCGGGCCATTCGCTGGCCGCGAAGGTGACCGCGGACGGTATGTTCGTGCACCTGCGCGCGCTGCAGGAGATCGCCAACGCCAACAAGGGCAATCGGACGACCGGCACCCCGGGTTATGACGCCAGTGTCGACTACGTGGTGAAAGCCTTGCGCGGCAAGGGGTTCGACGTTTCGACGCCGCAGTTCGAGCGGATGCGGAACGTGTCCGAGGGCAAGCCCACCCTGACGGTCGGTGGCCGTAGCTTCCCGGTGGACCAGGCTTCGCTGCTGGTGCGAACGCCGCCCGGTGGCTTGACCGGCCAGGTGATACGGCCCGCCCAAGCCGCCGGCTGCGCCGCGGGAGACTATCCGGCCGCGGTGGCCAGAGGGGCGATCGCCGTCGTCGACGACAGTCGCTGCTCGGTGGTCGACAAACAGAACGCCGCGGTCGGCAGGGGCGCCGCGGCGGTGATCGTGATCAGCCAGCCCAGCGGTCAGGGCGCGCCGCCGACCCTGTTCAACCCCGGCTACTACAACCAGCTGACGGTGCCGGTCGCGGTGGTGGGGGCCAATGGAGCGGCCGCGCTGAAGGGGGCCACCGCGTCGGTGCGGCTGGTGCTGGACGCCGAGAACGTCAAGGTCAGCTCGCGAAACGTGGTGGCGCAGACGAAAACCGGGTCGGGCAGTGAAGTGGTGATGGTCGGCACCCATCTGGACAGCCCGGCTGACAGCCCGGGTATCAACAATGCGGGCTCCGGAGTCGCGGCGGTGCTCGAGACCGCTCTGCAGCTGGGTCCGCTGCCGCCGGTGTCCAACGCGGTCCGCTTCGCCTTCTGGGGCGCCGCGGAGAACGGGCTCGACGGCTCCATGGACTACGTGTTCGGTCTGGACAACAACGCGCTCAACGACATCGCCCTCTACCTCAACTTCGACATGCTCGGATCCCCCAACCCGGGCTTCTTCACCGACGACGGGGACCAGTCCGGCCCGGCCGGACCAGGCGTGGCGGCATCGGACATTCCGGAGGGGTCGGCCGGCATCGAGCGCACCCTGGCCGGCTATCTGAACCTGGCCGGCAAGCGGCCGGCCGACATGCCGTTGAACACCCGGACCGACTACCACCCGTTCCTGGTCGCCGGCGTGCCGGTGGGCGGCATGAACACCGGCGCGTCCCAGACGAAAACGACTGTGCAGGCCCGGCTCTGGGGTGGACAACCAGGAGCCGCCTTCGATCCGAACTATCAGGGCGCCCGCGACACCGTCGATGCGGTCAACCGCGACGCGCTGGCGGTGATGGGGTCCGGGGTCGCGTTCGCGGTAGGCACCTACGCGGAGTCGATCGGCGGCGTCAACGGCGTCACACCGCACGACAAACGCCATCGGACACGGGTTTCCTGA
- a CDS encoding peptidase, with translation MKLRSRRVVASSRALTACLAAVLVVAGCTTMVTGRAVSVLNDPFRVGGLPATDGPSGVKPNGPAPTGTVLNTNNGPIDKLSLLSVNDIEEFWKNNYIAPLQGSFKPVDKLVSYDSNDPNSPIVCHNETYDLVNAFYTSRCNMIAWDRGVFMAVAQKYFGDMSVNGVLAHEFGHALQTMAKLVTRKDPTIVREQQADCFAGVYMYNVAAGKSPRFNISTADGLDHVLAGIITTRDPVMDADSQNDDEHGSALDRVSAFQMGFITGTSACAGINKAEVEQRRGDLPTTLRVDTGGDPETGEVQITEDTLKTLMELMGKIFSPKSPPTLVLKAGGCSDAKPSPPASYCPATNTINVDLPALATMGKVAGEKEHSLPQGDDTALSIVMSRYALAVQHERGLAMQSPWTALRTACLTGVAHRKMAENIELPSGNSLVLTAGDLDEAVAGLLTNHMVASDADGISVPAGFTRIAAFRSGVGGEMDGCYSRYPG, from the coding sequence ATGAAGTTGCGCTCGCGCAGGGTGGTCGCGTCCTCACGCGCCCTGACGGCTTGTCTGGCTGCGGTGTTGGTGGTGGCGGGCTGTACCACCATGGTCACCGGACGCGCCGTGTCGGTACTCAACGATCCGTTCCGGGTGGGTGGGCTGCCGGCCACCGACGGGCCCAGCGGAGTCAAGCCGAACGGGCCGGCGCCGACAGGCACCGTGCTCAACACCAACAACGGGCCCATCGACAAGTTGTCCCTGCTGTCGGTCAACGACATCGAGGAATTCTGGAAGAACAACTACATCGCACCCCTGCAGGGCTCGTTCAAACCCGTCGACAAGTTGGTGTCGTATGACTCCAACGACCCCAACAGCCCGATCGTCTGTCACAACGAGACCTACGACCTGGTCAATGCCTTCTACACCTCCCGGTGCAACATGATCGCCTGGGACCGTGGCGTATTCATGGCAGTCGCGCAGAAATACTTCGGCGACATGTCGGTGAACGGCGTGCTGGCCCACGAATTCGGGCACGCCCTGCAGACCATGGCCAAGCTGGTCACCCGCAAAGACCCCACCATCGTGCGCGAGCAGCAGGCCGACTGCTTCGCCGGGGTGTACATGTACAACGTGGCCGCCGGTAAGTCGCCGCGCTTCAACATCAGCACCGCGGATGGACTCGACCACGTGCTGGCCGGCATCATCACGACGCGCGACCCGGTGATGGACGCCGACTCCCAGAACGACGACGAGCACGGTTCGGCTCTCGACCGGGTCAGCGCCTTCCAGATGGGCTTCATCACCGGCACCTCCGCGTGCGCGGGGATCAACAAGGCCGAGGTGGAGCAGCGGCGAGGCGATCTACCGACCACACTGCGGGTCGACACCGGCGGGGACCCGGAGACCGGCGAAGTGCAGATCACCGAAGACACGCTGAAGACGCTGATGGAGTTGATGGGCAAGATCTTCTCGCCGAAGAGCCCGCCCACACTGGTCCTCAAGGCGGGCGGCTGCTCGGATGCCAAGCCCAGTCCGCCGGCGTCCTACTGCCCGGCCACCAACACGATCAACGTGGACCTGCCCGCACTGGCGACCATGGGCAAGGTCGCCGGCGAGAAGGAACACAGCCTGCCGCAGGGTGACGACACTGCGCTGTCGATCGTCATGTCGCGGTACGCGCTCGCGGTGCAGCACGAGCGTGGGCTGGCGATGCAGAGCCCGTGGACCGCGCTGCGCACGGCGTGCCTCACCGGCGTCGCGCACCGCAAGATGGCCGAGAACATCGAGCTGCCCTCCGGCAACTCCCTGGTGCTGACGGCCGGTGACCTCGATGAAGCCGTCGCGGGACTCCTGACCAACCACATGGTCGCCAGTGACGCCGACGGCATCAGCGTCCCCGCCGGATTCACCCGTATCGCCGCGTTCCGCTCTGGGGTGGGTGGCGAGATGGACGGGTGCTACTCCCGCTACCCGGGCTGA
- a CDS encoding thiazole synthase, producing MADHKLTIADRSFSSRLIMGTGGATSLSVLEEALVASGTELTTVAIRRVDAEGGTGLLDLLNRLGITPLPNTAGCRSAAEAVLTAQLAREALDTNWVKLEVIADERTLLPDAIELVRAAEQLVDDGFVVLPYTNDDPALARRLEDTGCAAVMPLGSPIGTGLGITNPHNIEMIVARAGVPVVLDAGIGTASDAALAMELGCDAVLLATAVTRAADPPAMAAAMAAGVNAGFLARRAGRIPKRFWAHASSPSR from the coding sequence GTGGCTGACCATAAACTGACGATCGCGGATCGCAGCTTCTCGTCCCGGCTCATCATGGGTACCGGCGGTGCCACGAGCCTGTCGGTATTGGAGGAGGCGCTGGTCGCCTCCGGAACCGAGCTGACCACCGTGGCGATTCGCCGGGTCGACGCCGAGGGTGGCACCGGCCTGCTCGATCTGCTCAACCGGCTCGGCATCACACCGCTGCCCAACACCGCCGGCTGTCGCAGCGCCGCCGAGGCCGTGCTGACCGCGCAGCTTGCCCGCGAGGCGCTGGACACCAACTGGGTCAAGCTCGAGGTGATCGCGGACGAGCGCACACTGCTGCCCGATGCGATCGAATTGGTCAGAGCGGCCGAGCAATTGGTCGACGACGGATTCGTGGTACTGCCCTACACCAATGACGACCCGGCGCTGGCCCGGCGGCTGGAGGACACCGGTTGCGCGGCGGTGATGCCGCTGGGGTCACCGATCGGCACGGGTCTGGGCATCACCAACCCGCACAACATCGAGATGATCGTCGCCCGGGCGGGTGTTCCGGTGGTGCTCGATGCGGGCATCGGAACGGCCAGCGATGCGGCGCTGGCGATGGAATTGGGTTGCGACGCAGTGCTGTTGGCGACCGCGGTGACCCGCGCCGCTGACCCGCCGGCCATGGCCGCGGCGATGGCCGCCGGCGTCAACGCCGGGTTCCTGGCGCGTCGCGCCGGCCGGATCCCGAAACGCTTCTGGGCGCATGCATCGAGCCCCTCCAGATGA
- a CDS encoding CD225/dispanin family protein has product MTQPPPPGYPPQQPPAGQQPDNYLVWSILATLFCCLPLGIVAIVKSTQVSGLWAQGQYAEAQAAADSAKKFVKYSVIAGVVGAVIYGVIIALGAMNTDTSSAAMMMVDALSLG; this is encoded by the coding sequence ATGACTCAACCACCCCCTCCCGGTTACCCGCCGCAGCAGCCGCCGGCAGGTCAGCAGCCGGACAACTATCTGGTCTGGTCGATCCTGGCGACGCTGTTCTGCTGTCTTCCGCTCGGGATCGTGGCGATCGTCAAGTCCACGCAGGTCAGTGGTTTGTGGGCGCAGGGCCAGTACGCCGAGGCGCAGGCTGCTGCCGACAGTGCCAAGAAATTCGTGAAGTATTCCGTCATCGCCGGCGTGGTCGGCGCCGTCATCTACGGCGTCATCATCGCGCTGGGTGCGATGAACACCGACACCAGCTCGGCGGCGATGATGATGGTCGATGCCCTGAGCCTGGGCTGA
- a CDS encoding SGNH/GDSL hydrolase family protein, producing the protein MKRYVALGSSMASGPGIKPRAEGAPFRSGRSARNYPHLVAERAGLELVDVTYSGATTAHVLTDRQNGAPPQLTALDGSEALVTVTIGGNDVGYVPLLMAASLPPITRRLPLIGGRIGELLDRDARELALSRVFDSLCEVGRSIRRRAPSARVLFVDYLTLLPPSGEPAPPLSDEHADLGRQVAATLEQLTAKAAAATDCEVVSAAAASRDHHAWSRHPWTVKVVVPLPGRPAPLHPNEAGMQAVADLIVSRL; encoded by the coding sequence ATGAAAAGATATGTCGCGCTGGGTAGTTCGATGGCATCCGGCCCCGGGATCAAACCGCGTGCCGAGGGCGCGCCGTTTCGGTCGGGCAGGTCGGCACGCAACTATCCGCATCTGGTCGCCGAGCGTGCCGGGCTCGAGCTGGTCGACGTCACCTACTCCGGGGCCACCACCGCCCACGTGCTGACCGACCGGCAGAACGGTGCACCGCCGCAGCTCACGGCGCTGGACGGTTCGGAGGCGCTGGTCACGGTGACTATCGGCGGCAACGACGTCGGCTACGTTCCGTTGCTGATGGCGGCCTCGTTGCCGCCCATCACGCGGCGGCTGCCGCTGATCGGGGGCCGAATCGGTGAGCTGCTGGACCGCGACGCGCGCGAGCTGGCGCTGAGCCGGGTGTTCGACTCGCTGTGCGAGGTGGGCAGGTCGATCCGCCGGCGTGCGCCGAGCGCCCGGGTGCTGTTCGTCGACTATTTGACGCTGTTGCCGCCGTCAGGCGAACCGGCGCCGCCGCTGTCCGACGAGCACGCCGACCTGGGCCGGCAGGTGGCCGCCACCCTCGAGCAATTAACGGCAAAGGCCGCCGCGGCGACGGACTGTGAAGTCGTGTCGGCCGCGGCGGCCAGCCGCGATCATCATGCGTGGTCTCGGCACCCTTGGACCGTGAAAGTCGTTGTGCCGCTACCTGGTCGTCCGGCTCCGTTGCATCCCAATGAGGCCGGGATGCAAGCGGTCGCTGACCTGATCGTGAGCCGGTTGTAG
- the thiD gene encoding bifunctional hydroxymethylpyrimidine kinase/phosphomethylpyrimidine kinase, producing the protein MSFLPLPAPGTTPLRVLTIAGSDSGGGAGIQADMRTIALLGVHACVAVTAVTVQNTLGVKSFHEIPDDVVAGQIEAVVTDIGIQAAKTGMLASASIIEAVARTWRGLDLTVPLVVDPVCASMHGDPLLAASALDSLRSQLFPMATLVTPNLDEVKLLVGIDVIDTDTQRAAAEALHALGPRWALVKGGHLRSSQRSSDLLYDGEEFYEFDAERLPTGNDHGGGDTLAAATACALAHGYQMPDAVAFGKRWVTECLRAAYPLGGGHGPVSPLFRLNA; encoded by the coding sequence GTGAGTTTCCTGCCGCTTCCGGCGCCGGGAACGACGCCGCTGCGGGTGCTGACCATCGCCGGATCAGACTCCGGCGGTGGCGCCGGCATCCAGGCCGACATGCGCACCATCGCGCTGCTCGGCGTCCATGCCTGCGTCGCAGTCACCGCCGTCACGGTGCAGAACACATTGGGCGTCAAGAGCTTTCACGAGATTCCAGACGACGTGGTGGCCGGGCAGATCGAAGCGGTGGTCACCGACATCGGCATCCAGGCCGCCAAGACCGGGATGCTGGCGTCCGCGTCCATCATCGAGGCGGTGGCACGCACCTGGCGCGGGCTCGACCTGACTGTGCCGCTGGTCGTCGACCCCGTGTGCGCGTCCATGCACGGGGACCCGCTGCTTGCCGCTTCGGCACTGGATTCGCTTCGTAGCCAACTGTTTCCGATGGCGACCCTGGTGACACCCAATCTGGACGAAGTGAAACTACTGGTCGGTATCGATGTCATCGATACCGACACCCAACGCGCCGCCGCCGAAGCGCTGCACGCTCTGGGCCCGCGCTGGGCGCTGGTCAAGGGCGGACACCTGCGCTCGTCGCAGCGCAGCAGCGACCTGCTCTACGACGGCGAGGAATTTTACGAGTTCGACGCCGAGCGACTGCCCACCGGCAACGACCACGGTGGCGGCGACACGCTGGCGGCGGCGACGGCGTGTGCGCTGGCCCACGGATATCAGATGCCCGACGCGGTCGCATTCGGCAAGCGCTGGGTCACCGAATGTCTGCGCGCCGCCTACCCACTCGGCGGCGGCCACGGCCCCGTGTCCCCGCTGTTCCGGCTGAACGCATGA